From Spiroplasma eriocheiris, the proteins below share one genomic window:
- a CDS encoding lipoprotein has translation MKKLLSILGTTSLIATSTVSLVACHSKPITDSKYFDTEINNIDPVVRNQVKYTSSIAKILIAARHENMNTYAYPTLQYFLNNMANNLAGTFATKSGESVKVRDYIEGYQKLNNLEVNPQTAKSNSDVDHYYDFNKNNNKYTIMNSMVETQNFDKWNKHQISMEDFELNPNTSWAQYDTGALANTLSQYSQGVNDYIQARQGWYNYYSDKTNPGISNLLIYNSLSSQPNEQYLSYVDKDHKETIKFGNKIARQSSALYNLFGTKYFNLAINGLTNFGRGFEMPTLYALTQIMPFANTDFENEEAFGFLLAIPLAIMTLQAKSHWFEYKTGKPKPNSPLLKVFSEKTLMETKVKFKDGTTSGEFSLYDILSKIKVMKYFTNPSKQYLDVTHPGHDNLFLRWYAILDSWFKKALAAEELAGKPVNKKSFNNIITNAMLEETNSLLNDPLYKEIINNMSDEATTLLRTVVEMLKYSDFDIYDLLRGFGSLANWIYQDTGEDFIPNEANVSHIEKVYNADNQLDGYQKKLSFVSPTSKYGELILREYGLESNNTSYKKNSFFDLLSTWAHGSFDTNSNSDADALHEFINNTISSKGGYLGKLINNIDQAMGDDWFDNIFLNKNWNITAAGKGIDGSTLGRVIKNGQLVGVRYQLDYYGSKDRSTDLNHHQEPLRYTNSVTGRAANWDKNHPKDRLDVPNMAPDDSWNKADWEAYDGLGNEYLKDSDQVKYSYVVEFDDEARMLERLIQKDDINVKAFKMCDFAWYYNNKRYY, from the coding sequence ATGAAAAAATTACTTTCTATTTTAGGAACAACAAGTTTAATAGCAACTTCAACTGTTAGTTTAGTTGCTTGTCATAGTAAACCCATAACTGATAGTAAATATTTTGATACTGAAATTAATAATATTGATCCGGTTGTTAGAAACCAAGTTAAATATACAAGTAGTATTGCTAAAATTTTAATTGCTGCTCGCCATGAAAATATGAATACTTATGCGTATCCAACTTTGCAATATTTTTTGAATAACATGGCTAATAATTTGGCAGGTACTTTTGCAACAAAAAGTGGTGAAAGTGTAAAAGTTAGAGATTATATTGAGGGTTATCAAAAATTAAATAATTTAGAAGTTAATCCTCAAACTGCTAAATCAAACTCGGATGTTGATCATTATTATGATTTTAATAAAAATAATAATAAATACACAATTATGAATTCTATGGTGGAAACTCAAAACTTTGATAAATGAAATAAGCACCAAATTAGTATGGAAGATTTTGAATTAAATCCGAATACTTCGTGAGCACAATATGATACAGGTGCGTTAGCTAATACTTTATCACAATATTCACAAGGAGTTAATGACTACATTCAAGCTCGCCAGGGTTGATATAACTATTATAGTGATAAAACAAATCCAGGAATTTCAAATTTATTAATTTATAATTCTTTATCTTCACAACCTAATGAACAATACTTAAGTTATGTTGATAAAGATCATAAAGAAACAATTAAATTTGGAAATAAAATTGCTCGTCAATCTTCAGCATTATACAATTTATTTGGTACCAAGTATTTTAATTTAGCAATCAATGGGTTAACTAATTTTGGTAGAGGTTTTGAAATGCCTACTTTGTATGCTTTAACCCAAATTATGCCTTTTGCAAATACAGATTTTGAAAATGAAGAGGCTTTCGGATTTTTATTAGCAATTCCGTTAGCAATTATGACGTTACAAGCAAAAAGTCATTGGTTTGAATATAAAACTGGAAAACCAAAACCGAATTCACCATTACTAAAAGTTTTTAGTGAAAAAACTTTGATGGAAACTAAAGTAAAATTTAAAGATGGCACAACAAGCGGAGAATTTAGTTTATATGATATCTTATCAAAAATTAAGGTAATGAAATATTTTACCAACCCTTCAAAGCAGTATTTAGATGTTACTCACCCGGGACATGATAATTTATTTTTACGTTGGTATGCTATTTTAGACTCTTGATTTAAAAAAGCATTAGCCGCAGAAGAATTAGCTGGGAAACCTGTTAATAAAAAAAGTTTTAATAATATTATTACTAATGCAATGTTGGAAGAAACGAATAGTTTATTAAATGATCCGCTTTATAAAGAAATTATTAATAATATGTCAGATGAAGCTACAACTTTATTGCGGACTGTTGTTGAAATGTTAAAATATTCTGATTTTGATATCTATGACTTATTACGCGGATTTGGAAGTTTAGCAAATTGAATATATCAGGATACCGGTGAAGATTTTATCCCTAATGAGGCCAATGTTAGCCATATTGAAAAAGTTTATAATGCAGATAATCAGTTAGATGGTTATCAAAAAAAACTTAGTTTTGTTAGCCCTACTAGCAAATATGGGGAACTAATTTTACGAGAATATGGTTTAGAATCAAATAATACCTCTTATAAAAAAAATTCTTTCTTTGATTTATTATCAACATGGGCCCATGGTTCATTTGATACTAATTCAAATTCAGATGCTGATGCTTTACATGAATTTATTAATAATACAATTTCTTCAAAAGGAGGCTATTTAGGAAAACTAATTAATAACATCGATCAAGCAATGGGCGATGATTGATTTGATAATATTTTTTTAAATAAAAATTGAAATATTACTGCCGCAGGAAAAGGAATAGATGGTAGTACTTTAGGAAGAGTAATTAAAAACGGACAATTAGTTGGGGTTCGCTATCAATTAGATTACTATGGTTCAAAAGATCGTTCCACTGATTTAAATCATCATCAAGAACCACTTCGTTATACCAATTCGGTGACAGGAAGAGCTGCTAATTGAGATAAAAACCATCCTAAAGATCGCTTAGATGTACCAAATATGGCTCCTGATGATAGTTGAAATAAAGCTGATTGAGAGGCTTATGATGGCTTGGGAAATGAATACTTAAAAGATAGTGACCAAGTCAAATATAGTTATGTTGTTGAGTTTGATGATGAAGCAAGAATGTTGGAAAGACTTATCCAAAAAGATGATATAAATGTAAAAGCCTTTAAAATGTGTGATTTTGCTTGATATTATAATAATAAACGTTACTATTAA